A stretch of Physeter macrocephalus isolate SW-GA chromosome 1, ASM283717v5, whole genome shotgun sequence DNA encodes these proteins:
- the MIX23 gene encoding protein MIX23 isoform X3, with product MRTIDDRIVHELNTTVPTASFAGKIDASQTCKQLYESLMAAHASRDRVIKNCIAQTSSVVKQLREEREKNSDNLTLLKQLRKEQTKLKWMQSELNVEEVVNDRSWKVFNERCRIHFKPPKNE from the exons ATGAGGACGATTGATGACAGAATAGTACATGAATTAAACACTACGGTTCCAACAGCTTCCTTTGCAGGGAAAATTGATGCCAGCCAAACCTGTAAACAACTTTATGAGTCT ttGATGGCGGCTCATGCCAGTAGGGACCGAGTCATAAAAAACTGTATAGCTCAGACCTCATCAGTAGTAAAACAGCTccgagaagagagagaaaagaattcgGACAATTTAACTTTATTAAAGCAACTTAGAAAAGAACAGACAAAG TTGAAATGGATGCAGTCAGAACTGAATGTTGAAGAAGTGGTAAATGACAGGAGCTGGAAG GTGTTTAATGAACGCTGCCGAATTCACTTCAAGCCtccaaagaatgaataa